One Fusobacterium nucleatum genomic window carries:
- a CDS encoding IS30 family transposase → MILQQYTIKRRKGQHLTLIERGKIEAFLKINMPKIQIASEIGISTRTLYREISRGMIKGLLNSDYSTYDAYSAEFAHRKYLEAMKGKEGTLKIGKNRKLIEYVENSMLNDKNSPYVALENAKKENIEVNICLKTLYNYIHKELFINFSEEDMIYKKDRRKQERIPKRIRKIGGKSIEERPEEINNRQELGHFEADTVLGKRGTKEAILVLTDRKTRLEMVRKIPDKTAESVIKELSKIITEYPGMIKSITSDNGSEFMRADKIEEENIAYYYAHSYSSWERGSNENNNKLIRRFIPKGTDISEISEEEIKRIEKWMNDYPRKIFNGKSANEMYLSEFTKYFS, encoded by the coding sequence ATGATTCTACAACAGTATACAATAAAAAGAAGAAAAGGACAACATTTAACTTTAATTGAGAGAGGTAAAATTGAAGCTTTCTTAAAAATTAATATGCCTAAAATTCAAATTGCTTCTGAAATTGGTATTAGTACCAGAACTCTTTATCGCGAAATTAGCAGAGGAATGATTAAAGGACTTCTTAATTCTGATTACTCTACTTATGATGCATATTCTGCTGAGTTTGCACACAGAAAATACTTAGAAGCTATGAAAGGTAAAGAAGGAACACTAAAAATTGGTAAAAATCGTAAATTAATAGAGTATGTTGAGAATTCTATGCTTAATGATAAAAATTCTCCATATGTAGCCTTAGAAAATGCTAAAAAAGAAAATATAGAAGTGAATATTTGTTTAAAGACACTATATAACTACATTCATAAAGAATTATTCATAAATTTTTCTGAAGAAGATATGATTTACAAAAAAGATAGAAGAAAGCAAGAAAGGATTCCAAAAAGAATAAGAAAGATCGGAGGAAAGAGTATAGAAGAAAGGCCAGAAGAAATAAATAACAGACAAGAATTAGGTCATTTTGAAGCAGATACTGTGTTAGGAAAAAGAGGAACAAAGGAAGCTATATTAGTATTAACAGATAGAAAAACAAGGCTAGAAATGGTAAGAAAGATACCTGATAAAACAGCAGAAAGTGTGATAAAAGAATTAAGTAAAATAATAACAGAGTATCCTGGGATGATAAAAAGTATAACAAGTGATAATGGTAGTGAATTTATGAGAGCAGACAAGATAGAGGAAGAAAATATCGCATATTATTATGCACATAGTTATAGCTCATGGGAAAGAGGAAGCAATGAGAATAATAACAAGTTAATAAGGAGATTTATTCCTAAAGGAACTGACATATCAGAAATAAGTGAAGAAGAAATTAAGCGAATAGAAAAGTGGATGAATGATTACCCAAGAAAAATATTTAATGGAAAAAGTGCAAATGAAATGTATTTAAGTGAATTTACTAAATATTTTTCATAA